One genomic region from Spirosoma sp. KCTC 42546 encodes:
- a CDS encoding D-2-hydroxyacid dehydrogenase: protein MQLFVNSNLNDTLKAELQQQLSSDQFAGAEPITIVYRDELPKAEQEAALQSANLIMGNPPAAWFAKALPNLKFWQLDSAGFDGYKSVQLTATIANMGNYFALPCAETMVAGILAVYRCIPELTLLQARSEWVGAPIRARTNLLWKKRVVILGTGTIGQSVRQMLTGFQCELYMLARTDPQADLHTADELKALLPKIDIVVNCLPGTATGFFSADLITAMKPGSLYANVGRGSTTDEPALISALQSGHLGGAVLDVTATEPLPADNPLWTLPNVVLTQHTGGGQPNEDAGKVDQFLRNLALFLAGKPVETAVELGRGY, encoded by the coding sequence ATGCAACTCTTTGTCAATTCCAACCTCAACGATACGCTTAAAGCGGAACTTCAACAGCAACTTTCTTCCGACCAATTTGCTGGAGCGGAACCAATAACCATTGTATATCGGGATGAGCTCCCTAAAGCCGAACAGGAAGCGGCCTTGCAGTCGGCAAACCTCATCATGGGTAATCCACCGGCGGCCTGGTTTGCCAAGGCCTTACCCAATCTAAAATTCTGGCAGTTGGACTCCGCAGGGTTCGATGGGTATAAATCGGTTCAGCTTACGGCCACCATCGCCAACATGGGTAACTATTTTGCACTCCCCTGTGCCGAAACAATGGTGGCCGGCATTCTGGCGGTCTATCGGTGTATACCTGAATTGACACTACTGCAAGCTCGCTCTGAATGGGTGGGTGCTCCCATTCGGGCCCGCACCAATTTGTTGTGGAAGAAGCGAGTGGTTATTCTGGGAACCGGAACCATTGGTCAGTCCGTGCGCCAGATGCTAACCGGTTTTCAGTGCGAGCTGTACATGCTGGCCCGTACCGATCCGCAAGCCGATTTACACACGGCCGATGAACTCAAAGCGCTCCTGCCAAAGATTGATATTGTTGTCAATTGCCTGCCCGGTACTGCAACCGGTTTTTTCTCTGCCGATCTGATCACCGCAATGAAGCCCGGTAGTCTATACGCAAATGTGGGCAGAGGCAGTACTACCGACGAGCCAGCCCTGATAAGCGCGCTACAGTCGGGCCATCTGGGGGGGGCTGTACTTGATGTCACGGCAACCGAACCCCTTCCTGCTGATAACCCGCTCTGGACACTGCCGAATGTGGTTCTCACTCAGCATACGGGCGGTGGGCAGCCCAATGAAGATGCTGGAAAGGTCGATCAGTTCCTCCGAAATCTAGCGCTTTTTCTGGCTGGTAAGCCCGTTGAAACTGCCGTGGAACTGGGACGGGGTTATTGA